From a single Brassica rapa cultivar Chiifu-401-42 chromosome A01, CAAS_Brap_v3.01, whole genome shotgun sequence genomic region:
- the LOC103853943 gene encoding uncharacterized protein LOC103853943 isoform X2: MGSNEREHQTLQHHPLHISSLVVRPSGSNDGEGDRHAAAEDDSRDRPSFPRSDRHKSDNGHRTRASSSSPLRRPYEDHHRHGSDLNHSGALLRGGREFSSRRESSGRHRDYSPPHARVGAGSRRFDGPEPAHGRSFRSDGIGRNNNHPKVQPRDGDWYCLDPLCRNLNFARREVCFKCKRRRYAPANTPAPPRLLPPPMNLSPRRDFNGYRSPPRGYLRDYPPPRLDHPTWRDRDRDREGGDRLRYSNLEYPPSRRLASDWVPEPHYERRPPLSPPRGGGWGRHSRERSRSPPMRGPPPPLRDYRRDSYLERGGREDQRGGDRDRMRNGY; the protein is encoded by the exons ATGGGGTCAAACGAAAGAGAGCATCAGACGCTGCAGCATCACCCGCTTCACATCAGCAGTCTCGTCGTGCGTCCGTCCGGAAGCAACGACGGAGAAGGCGACCGCCACGCCGCCGCCGAAGATGACTCTCGCGACCGGCCCTCATTCCCCCGCTCGGATCGTCATAAGAGTGACAATG GACATAGAACTCGTGCAAGTTCTAGCTCACCACTCCGTCGTCCATATGAAGATCACCACCGACACGGCTCTGATCTTAATCATTCAGGAGCTCTACTTCGTGGTGGCCGAGAGTTCAGCAGTAGAAGGGAGTCATCTGGGAGACACAGAGACTATTCACCACCCCATGCTAGAGTTGGAGCTGGATCTCGTCGCTTTGATGGGCCTGAACCTGCTCATGGCCGCTCTTTTAGAAGCGATGGCATTGGCAGAAACAATAATCATCCAAAGGTGCAACCAAGAGATGGAGATTGGTACTGTCTAGATCCACT ATGTAGGAACTTGAACTTTGCGAGACGAGAAGTGTGTTTCAAGTGCAAGAGGCGTCGCTATGCACCTGCCAATACTCCTGCACCtcctcgtcttcttcctcctcccaTGAATCTCTCCCCAAGAAGAGACTTTAATGGCTACAGGTCTCCTCCACGTGGCTACCTTAGAGACTACCCGCCTCCAAGACTTGACCATCCCACATGGAGAGACAGAGACAGAGACAGAGAAGGAGGAGACCGTCTGCGTTACTCAAACCTTGAGTATCCTCCTAGCAGAAGATTAGCATCTGACTGGGTCCCGGAACCTCACTATGAGAGACGACCACCTCTCAGTCCACCTCGTGGTGGCGGATGGGGACGACATTCAAGAGAGAGGAGCAGATCACCGCCAATGAGAGGGCCTCCACCACCGCTAAGAGATTACCGCCGTGATAGTTACTTAGAGAGAGGAGGGAGAGAGGATCAGCGTGGTGGCGACAGAGACAGGATGAGAAACGGTTACTGA
- the LOC103853943 gene encoding uncharacterized protein LOC103853943 isoform X1: MGSNEREHQTLQHHPLHISSLVVRPSGSNDGEGDRHAAAEDDSRDRPSFPRSDRHKSDNVYTLRHQRACHFTLSALHCFLLFLPRLLLLGIFFFLCLGHRTRASSSSPLRRPYEDHHRHGSDLNHSGALLRGGREFSSRRESSGRHRDYSPPHARVGAGSRRFDGPEPAHGRSFRSDGIGRNNNHPKVQPRDGDWYCLDPLCRNLNFARREVCFKCKRRRYAPANTPAPPRLLPPPMNLSPRRDFNGYRSPPRGYLRDYPPPRLDHPTWRDRDRDREGGDRLRYSNLEYPPSRRLASDWVPEPHYERRPPLSPPRGGGWGRHSRERSRSPPMRGPPPPLRDYRRDSYLERGGREDQRGGDRDRMRNGY, encoded by the exons ATGGGGTCAAACGAAAGAGAGCATCAGACGCTGCAGCATCACCCGCTTCACATCAGCAGTCTCGTCGTGCGTCCGTCCGGAAGCAACGACGGAGAAGGCGACCGCCACGCCGCCGCCGAAGATGACTCTCGCGACCGGCCCTCATTCCCCCGCTCGGATCGTCATAAGAGTGACAATG TGTATACGTTGAGGCACCAACGAGCTTGTCATTTCACATTGTCAGCACTTCACTGTTTTCTATTGTTCTTACCCCGTCTCCTTCTGCTtggcatcttcttctttttatgtTTAGGACATAGAACTCGTGCAAGTTCTAGCTCACCACTCCGTCGTCCATATGAAGATCACCACCGACACGGCTCTGATCTTAATCATTCAGGAGCTCTACTTCGTGGTGGCCGAGAGTTCAGCAGTAGAAGGGAGTCATCTGGGAGACACAGAGACTATTCACCACCCCATGCTAGAGTTGGAGCTGGATCTCGTCGCTTTGATGGGCCTGAACCTGCTCATGGCCGCTCTTTTAGAAGCGATGGCATTGGCAGAAACAATAATCATCCAAAGGTGCAACCAAGAGATGGAGATTGGTACTGTCTAGATCCACT ATGTAGGAACTTGAACTTTGCGAGACGAGAAGTGTGTTTCAAGTGCAAGAGGCGTCGCTATGCACCTGCCAATACTCCTGCACCtcctcgtcttcttcctcctcccaTGAATCTCTCCCCAAGAAGAGACTTTAATGGCTACAGGTCTCCTCCACGTGGCTACCTTAGAGACTACCCGCCTCCAAGACTTGACCATCCCACATGGAGAGACAGAGACAGAGACAGAGAAGGAGGAGACCGTCTGCGTTACTCAAACCTTGAGTATCCTCCTAGCAGAAGATTAGCATCTGACTGGGTCCCGGAACCTCACTATGAGAGACGACCACCTCTCAGTCCACCTCGTGGTGGCGGATGGGGACGACATTCAAGAGAGAGGAGCAGATCACCGCCAATGAGAGGGCCTCCACCACCGCTAAGAGATTACCGCCGTGATAGTTACTTAGAGAGAGGAGGGAGAGAGGATCAGCGTGGTGGCGACAGAGACAGGATGAGAAACGGTTACTGA